The following coding sequences are from one Triticum aestivum cultivar Chinese Spring chromosome 5A, IWGSC CS RefSeq v2.1, whole genome shotgun sequence window:
- the LOC123108340 gene encoding purple acid phosphatase 2-like, which translates to MERVLAVLFLLAAHAASAAAGVTSPYRRSLQMLPDMPLDADVFRPPPGDNAPEQVHITQGDLTGRAMTISWVTPEHPGSNVVRYGLAADNLNLTAEGTVQRYTWGGTYQSPYIHHATLTGLDHATVYHYAVGFGYTVRSFSFKTPPKPGPDAPIKFGLIGDLGQTFHSNDTVAHYEANGGDAVLFIGDLSYADNHPGHDNRRWDTWARFVERSVAYQPWIWTAGNHEIDYAPEIGETAPFKPFTHRYPTPFRASNSTEHLWYSVKMASAHVIMLSSYSAYGKYTPQWTWLQDELRRVDRRTTPWLIVCVHSPWYNTNDYHYMEGETMRVQFERWLVDAKVDLVLAGHVHSYERTHRVSNVAYDIANGKATPQFNASAPVYINIGDGGNTEGLANSFRSPQPDYSAFREASYGHATLDIKNRTHAYYEWHRNQEGVKVVADKAWFTNRYYMPTHTN; encoded by the exons ATGGAGCGTGTGCTCGCGGTGCTCTTCCTCCTGGCGGCGCACGCCGCCTCCGCGGCCGCCGGTGTGACGAGCCCGTACCGGCGGAGCCTGCAGATGCTCCCCGACATGCCGCTCGACGCCGACGTGTTCCGGCCGCCGCCTGGCGACAATGCGCCGGAGCAGGTCCACATCACCCAGGGCGATCTGACCGGCCGCGCCATGACGATATCCTGGGTTACCCCGGAGCACCCGGGCAGTAACGTCGTCCGCTACGGCCTCGCCGCCGACAACCTCAACCTCACGGCCGAGGGCACCGTCCAGCGCTACACCTGGGGCGGCACCTACCAGTCCCCCTACATCCACCACGCCACGCTCACCGGCCTCGACCACGCCACCGTCTACCACTACGCCGTCGGCTTCGGCTACACCGTGAGGTCCTTCTCCTTCAAAACCCCGCCCAAGCCCGGCCCCGACGCGCCCATCAAGTTCGGTCTCATCG GTGATCTCGGCCAGACGTTCCACTCCAACGACACGGTGGCCCACTACGAGGCCAACGGCGGCGACGCCGTGCTCTTCATCGGCGACCTGTCCTACGCCGACAACCACCCGGGCCACGACAACCGCCGCTGGGACACGTGGGCGCGCTTCGTGGAGCGCAGCGTCGCGTACCAGCCCTGGATCTGGACCGCCGGCAACCACGAGATCGACTACGCGCCGGAGATCGGCGAGACGGCGCCGTTCAAGCCGTTCACGCACCGGTACCCCACCCCTTTCCGCGCATCCAACAGCACCGAGCACCTCTGGTACTCGGTGAAGATGGCGTCCGCCCACGTCATCATGCTCTCCTCCTACTCCGCCTACGGCAAGTACACGCCGCAGTGGACGTGGCTGCAGGACGAGCTCCGGCGCGTGGACCGGAGGACGACCCCCTGGCTCATCGTCTGCGTGCACTCGCCCTGGTACAACACCAACGACTACCACTACATGGAGGGCGAGACGATGCGCGTCCAGTTCGAGCGCTGGCTCGTCGACGCCAAGGTCGACCTCGTCCTCGCCGGCCACGTCCACTCGTACGAGCGCACCCACCGCGTCTCCAACGTCGCCTACGACATCGCCAACGGCAAGGCCACGCCGCAGTTCAACGCCTCCGCTCCCGTCTACATCAACATCGGCGACGGCGGGAACACCGAGGGGCTCGCCAACAGCTTCCGGTCGCCGCAGCCGGACTACTCCGCATTCAGGGAGGCCAGCTACGGGCACGCCACGCTGGACATCAAGAACAGGACCCACGCCTACTACGAGTGGCACCGCAACCAGGAGGGCGTCAAGGTCGTCGCCGACAAGGCCTGGTTCACAAACAGATACTACATGCCAACCCACACCAACTAG